DNA from Ictalurus punctatus breed USDA103 chromosome 7, Coco_2.0, whole genome shotgun sequence:
ttatggctatacatgtgtttgtgtgtgtaatgtttatttaatccccacattttattgttttcaacCATTTTTGTTAGTGTTAAATATTGCCCATGTTGCCATttagttttgtatttattacaaCTTCTACAAATCTTCTAAAGAATCACAGGACTTACATGTTGTGAGTAAACGAGTGAGCAGTATGAACTGACGGATGTATGAGCTTTCTTTCCTACTGAACTGTATCTGGCAGCACCATTAACAGCTGTCGGGATGCAATCCCCCTACTATGAAGGACAAATTTAGGGAtagcaggtaaaaaaaaaaaaatacccaggACTTACTTGTTGTGAGTAAACAAGTCAGCAGTATGAATTTGATACATGTATaagttttctttcttattgAAGAGTATCTGACAGTACCATTCTCAGTTGTCAGGATGTGCTCCCCTGCTATTATGGACAAATTTGctataatagaggtggtgttaagACGAAGATAAAAGCTAAAACTTGTACGATATTGTATTTATCTTCgatttctttttactttttcttttttgtactTGTTGGGACAGAAAACCATCAGATTTAGTTTACTCTAAACAGTTAACTAAAGTGGAGCTCTTTTGTGGTAAAATCACACAattgcatttctaaaaaaaaaattgcactacgggggaaaaagaaaaatatgatcAATATGTCCAGGTGTTGTGACTTTTGAGAATGGTCAAATATTTAGCCCAGAAAATCAGTTATGTGTGAGTGCACACATATATCTTCCAGAAGTCTACAATATTCAAAATGAAAACTCTCTcacaaatataacattatttattgattgaaatAACAGTAggtgtttgtgttaataaagacataaaaaaaggcaacaaataTAAATTCTGTACCCaattttcaaaatataactAGACAGTCATAAAATATGCCGTTCACTTCTGGAATACAACATTCTGCAGATAAAAGTCACTAAAAAAACGTTAGTTTTGAGCCTTAGGGCTTTCCATAGTACCTCAGTGGTACGAGCACAGCATCTCGGGGGCGAGGTTTTCGTGCGCGCGCACTTTTTTCTCAGtttgggcgggggggggggggacctaTCCCGATGGGGAAACGGAGTTCCACACAACACCGGCTTGAACCTGAGCTCTTGAACGGAGAGAGGGAACGGGACCTCGGCGTCTCTCCCAGTGCAGAGAAGCAGCCCTGATGCCTGGACGATTTTGCTCTTTTCCTTGTTATTACTCTCTGGTAATTAATGAGGAGACAGAGAAATAAGAGTAGAAATTATTTAATGTAATATGTGCTGTTTCACATTAATGTTTTATGATTGATGCTATTAGAGATCATGCACATTGCAAAAAGTTATAACTATACCACAGGGAGACTCTGGAAAAGATCCTCCTCAGAGCACTCACTGATTTTTGTCCTGGTGGAGAACTCTAACCTTGGAGAAATACCCTATGAGGGAAGAGCCAGGAGAGCCCTTATTACACATACTGCGTGTATATTTTCATCCAAGTTATAATATCAAATGCATTCTTTCTAAACTAATAACACATAAACGATTGTATTTTATGATTACACAGTAATAATTCACTTGCTGGGACAGGCGCCGgacactgcaaccctgaccatgataaagtggttactgaagaggaatgaatgaatgaagacaTTAATCAATCACATTCCCAGCTGGAAAAGTGTGTGAACCACTTTGATTGTGCAGCAGTTGTTTCCTCTGTGGTGTCCTTCCATTACAAACACCAAAAACCTCATTCCTACTGTTAAGCATGTTAAGTGAAAACACTTGATGCAGGTTATTGCTGCTGAAGGAGGTTCTACCAATGTACCACATTGtacaagggttcacatactttttccatcCTGGACTCTGAATGATGAATAAGTgtgttttataattatatttttgtatagGAATATcagacaggttttttttgttgttgttctttttagtTACTGGTGTTAGGTTTTATTGGCTTAGGTTTAGATTTAGGAGTAGTTATagtattattatagtattaatTTGCTGCATTAATAGTTAAcagtcagtggaaggtcctcacaagcaCCATAAGATAAAcatatgtgtgattgtgtttgacTCAGATGAATATCAGTGTGGTAAAATGTTATTAGTAATTAATACAGAAGACCAATTAATTCCAAGaggatcacattttttcccctttgcaACTATATGTTTATGTTGCTCTATCTTAATTATGAGAGTGCAATTCCAGTTAGTAAGTAGCTTACAGGAAAAGTGGGCTCTCTTGTCATTAGCACCTTACAGTCTACCCCAGAAAAAGAAGGCACCAGCTTAGGCTCTGGGAAAAGAAAACTTCTAGCATCATCCTCATATACGGCCAACACTTCCCCAACTGCAAGCAAGAAGAAATGACCCACACTATTACTCTCAGTGCTTTCAattaccatttttttgtttgtttcctgaAAGTAACATTATGCATCAAGTGGCGTAACGCGGCAGAATTTACCCGGGGGAATCAGCTGTATGAGCTTAAGTTTAACAGTTTCACCTGCAGTAGAGAAAACAGCACCTGATGCATTAAgactacatacacacattgttaCATAAGCAttgcttgtgtttgtttttgctcattttGTGCAATAAGGGAAAAAATAGGAAAATGAATGCACTCCTAGTGTACATTGCAACATTTCAGCCACATCTGCAGGATCACTGGCAAACTTGAATATCTGCAAAGAAAGGGAAGCAGATCAAAAGGTATAAGCACCCTGTAAAAACAAGCCTTAAATATTGCAAATGTCCACTTTAAAAAACCTTGTCAAACGTCATTTTCGTCTTAAATAGTAATGGGAATACAGCTGGTAGACACTGTGACATTCTGTACTGGTTCATCAGGCACACGCTGAGGTAAATGTCATCCTTTGCCGGTAGGTGTACTCCAGGACAGGTCACCtagaaacacaaacatatgTAGACATCTAAAATACAGGTTCCCAACCATAGGGCTTGGAGTACCCCCATCCGGTACATTTTAGTACATTTGTACATCACAAAAACACGTGTGTTAGAGCCAGGAAATCATTTAGATGAGTACAAAAGGGGGTACTCCCGGACCAGGGTTGGTCTGTGGTTTACACAAACATTGACTATAAGCTGAAAGCCAAATGGCTCTATAGTAGAAATGTAGCACACTATCAAGGGTGTGTAAGCCATGGTTTTATACCTTATGTAGGCTAGTGCACTTATATAGGCATTCAAAGCCATATGCGATTGAGCcattatcacaaaaaaaacaatagaaaccatagtgtgtgtgtgtgcgtgtgtgtgtgtgtgtgtgtgtgtgtgtgtgtgtgtttctgcaagGCTTCAGCATTTCAAACGTCTATGTATTGTTTATTACTActttttttgttcctttaaGAAAAAACGCAATCTTGACGCAATCATGAACCGTTTCACCATGTAGataaacattaaataactatataaaacacaaaaacaactaTATGTGTCTTCAGTTTTGTttagctaaccctaaccctaaccccctaaccctaacccctaaagaTAGCGTCTTTAAGATAGCGTCGTTTCCATGGTATTTCATAGTATTTTATTGGAGACTTTTATTTTCCCTTTACTGAGAGCAGAGAAAACGATTTAATGCTTCTTACCGCTCTGACGTAAATTTCAACCACCACTTTGGCTGCTTTCTGAGGCATTGCTCAGATATGTCCAGTAATTCAGAAGttcagatttatttaataaatgaaaacactgaCTTTCTGAACGTTAAGCCAGCTAATATAGCGCGATGTAAATTAAAGATAGCGTCTTTAAGATAGCGTTGTTTCCATGGTATTTCATAGTATTTATATTAGAGACTTTTATTTTCCCTTTACTAGGAACTACACACCGGAAGTTTGACTGGGGTTGTTGGGATTTGTAGTCCTTATTGTGTTAGCGTtcatacaaacataatcagagTTGTGTTGTATTTTAATGATGGCAGCCTAACCGAAAGCAGTACAAAGTTATCATATAC
Protein-coding regions in this window:
- the spata6l gene encoding spermatogenesis associated 6-like protein isoform X4, with product MLQCETVKLKLIQLIPPVGEVLAVYEDDARSFLFPEPKLVPSFSGVDCKVLMTREPTFPGISPRLEFSTRTKIKSNNKEKSKIVQASGLLLCTGRDAEVPFPLSVQELRFKPVLCGTPFPHRDRSPPPPPKLRKKCARTKTSPPRCCARTTEVLWKALRLKTNVFLVTFICRMLYSRSERHIL
- the spata6l gene encoding spermatogenesis associated 6-like protein isoform X1; translated protein: MPQKAAKVVVEIYVRAVTCPGVHLPAKDDIYLSVCLMNQYRMSQCLPAVFPLLFKTKMTFDKIFKFASDPADVAEMLQCETVKLKLIQLIPPVGEVLAVYEDDARSFLFPEPKLVPSFSGVDCKVLMTREPTFPGISPRLEFSTRTKIKSNNKEKSKIVQASGLLLCTGRDAEVPFPLSVQELRFKPVLCGTPFPHRDRSPPPPPKLRKKCARTKTSPPRCCARTTEVLWKALRLKTNVFLVTFICRMLYSRSERHIL
- the spata6l gene encoding spermatogenesis associated 6-like protein isoform X3, producing MCVCSLNASGAVFSTAGETVKLKLIQLIPPVGEVLAVYEDDARSFLFPEPKLVPSFSGVDCKVLMTREPTFPGISPRLEFSTRTKIKSNNKEKSKIVQASGLLLCTGRDAEVPFPLSVQELRFKPVLCGTPFPHRDRSPPPPPKLRKKCARTKTSPPRCCARTTEVLWKALRLKTNVFLVTFICRMLYSRSERHIL
- the spata6l gene encoding spermatogenesis associated 6-like protein isoform X2 translates to MPQKAAKVVVEIYVRAVTCPGVHLPAKDDIYLSVCLMNQYRMSQCLPAVFPLLFKTKMTFDKIFKFASDPADVAEMLQCETVKLKLIQLIPPVGEVLAVYEDDARSFLFPEPKLVPSFSGVDCKVLMTREPTFPGISPRLEFSTRTKISECSEEDLFQSLPVRVITRKRAKSSRHQGCFSALGETPRSRSLSPFKSSGSSRCCVELRFPIGIGPPPPRPN